The genome window ACAGCTTCCAGAATCGCTACGCCGCCCGTTTCGGCGGAAGCCCGCACCCCATTGCCGGCCTCGCCTATGACGGGATCGCCGCCATTGGCGCGCTGGTCGAACGTCGCGGCTCCGACGCGCTCACACGGGGTGCGCTGACCCAAGGGTCCGGATTTGTCGGCACCGGGGGCATCTTCCGCCTGCGGGGTGACGGCACCAATCAGCGGGGTCTTGCCATCGCCCAGATCCGCAACAACCAGGTCGTCATCGTAGACCCTGCGCCAAGAAGTTTTGGTGGTGCCGGTTTCTGATCTCGCCACACTCCCAGAGCCGATAGCCCCTTCCGGCGCGATGATCTGCGCGCCGGAGGAGATCATCGACACGGTCGCGCTGGCTCGTGCCATCGAAGACGCCTGCGCCGAGGCCGGCTCCGACCCGATGGCCCGCCGTGCGGCGGTGACACGGCATCTGAATGCCGCGGCGAAGGCGGGGCGAACCGCGATCGGAGACGCCTTCGAGCAGAATCCGCTGAAGGCGCGCGAGATGGTGCATGCCTATGCCTATCTGACCGATGGTCTGGTGGTGACGGCCTTCTGGTTCACCCGGCAGTTCCTGCACCCGCTGCCCAACCCGACATCGGCGGAGCACATAGCGCTCTGTGCCGTGGGCGGCTACGGCAGGGCCGAGATGAGCCCGCACTCCGATGTGGATCTGCTGTTTCTGACGCCCTACAAGATCACCCCCTGGGCGGAGAGCGTGATCGAGAGCACGCTCTATATCCTCTGGGATCTTCACATGAAGGTCGGCCATGCCAGCCGGACGGTGAAGGAGTGCATGCGGCTGGGCAAGCAGGACTACACCATCCGCACCTCGCTGATCGAGTTGCGCTTTCTGGCGGGCGACAGGCCGCTGGAGAAGGAGCTACACGACAAGCTGCACCAGGGCCTCTTTGCGGGTACCGGCAAGGAGTTCATCGAAGCCAAGCTCGATGAGCGGACGGAGCGGCATAAGAAACAGGGTGGACAGCGCTACATGCTGGAGCCCAACGTGAAGGAAGGGAAGGGCGGGCTGCGTGACCTGCAATCGCTCTTCTGGATTGCCAAGTATATCCACCACGTCGACGAGATCTCGCAGCTCGTGCCGTTGGGCGTGTTTACGCCCGAGGAGTTCACGGCCTTCGAGCAGGCGGAAAACTTTCTCTGGGCCGTGCGGGCGCATCTTCACCTTCTGGCGGGCCGTCCGGCGGATCAGTTGACCTTCGACATGCAAATCGAGGTGGCGGCACGGATGGGCTATGCCGACAGCCCGGGCCGTCGCGCCGTTGAGCATTTCATGCAGGACTACTTCCGCCATGCGACGATGGTGGGGGAACTGACCCGGATCTTCCTGACCGCGCTGGAGGCCGATCACGTCAAGCGGTTGCCGCATCTGGTCGGGCTTCTGCGCCGCCGCAGGGTGAAGCCGGGCTATGAAGTGCGGCAGATGCGGCTGGACGTGAAGGATGAAGATGCCTTTCTCGCCGATAAGCTGAACCTGCTGCACATCTTCGAGGAGGCTCTGCGCACCGGGCTGCTGATCCACCCTGACGCCATGCGGCTCGTCACGGCAAACCTCGACCTGATCGACGACGAAATGCGCGCCGACCCGGAGGCCGCAAGGATCTTTCTGGGTTTGCTGCTCAAGCATGGCAACCCCGAGCGGGCGCTGCGCCGGATGAACGAGCTGGGCGTGCTCTCAGCCTTCATCCCCGAGTTCGCGCCCATCGTGGCGATGATGCAGTTCAACATCTACCACCACTACACGGTGGACGAGCACACCATCCAGACCATCAGCGAACTTGCCGAGATCGAACGCGGCGAATTGATCGAAGACCTGCCGGTTGCCTCGCGCATCCTGAAGGCGGGGGTCAATCGCAAGGTCATTTACCTCGCCCTCCTGTTCCACGATATCGGCAAGGGTCGGGAAGAGGACCACTCGGTGCTCGGCGCCAAGATTGCCCGCGCCGTTCTTCCGCGCTTTCACCTCAAGCCGCGTGAGGCAGAGGATGTGGAGTGGCTGGTGCGCTATCACCTGCTGATGTCGGACATGGCGCAGAAGCGTGACCTCTCCGACCCGCGCACCATCCGCAGCTTCGCTCGAGCGGTCAAAACCAAGAAGCGGCTCGACCTGCTGACCGTTCTGACCGTCTGCGACATTCGCGGCGTCGGGCCCGGCACCTGGAACAACTGGAAGGCCCAGTTGCTGCGCAACCTCTACCGGCAAACGGCGGACGGGCTGGAAAACGGTCTCGAAGACCTGAACCGTGACAAGCAGTCTGCCGAGGCCCGCCGACAGTTGCGCGAGGCTCTGGGGCATTGGGACAAGGCCGACCTGCGCACCGAGTTGGCGCGGCACTACGACCCCTATTTGCAGGGGCTCTCCACCGCGACCCAGGTGATCATCGCCAACATGCTGCAGGGGATCGGTAACGATGAGATCCGTATCGACCTGACCCCGGACGACGACCGCGACGCCACCCGCGCCGCCTTCGCGCTGTCGGATCATCCCGGCATCTTCGCGCGCATCGCCGGGGCGCTGGCTCTCGTCGGGGCCAATGTGGTCGACGCGCGGACCTACACGACCAAAGACGGGTTCGCGACGCCGGTGTTCTGGATTCAGGACGCCGAGGGAAACCCCTACTCTATCGGCAAGCTCGACCGTCTCCGCGCGATGATTTCGAAGACCCTGAAGGGCGAGGTGCTGGCGCGCGAGGCGTTGACGAAGAAGGACAAGTTCAAGAAGCGGGAAATGAACTTCCGGTTTCCCACGACGGTCAGCTTCGACAACGAGGGCTCGGAGATCTACACCATCATCGAGGTCGATACCCGCGACCGGCCGGGCCTGCTCTACGATCTTGCCCGCACCCTCTCGGAGCGCAACCTGCAGATCGCCTCTGCCGTGGTGGCGACCTATGGTGCCCAGGCGGTCGACAGCTTTTACGTGAAGGACATGTTCGGGCTGAAGGTGCACAGCGAGAGCAAGCAAAAGGCACTGGAAACGAGGCTGAAGGCGGCCGTTCAGGCGGGCACGGACCGGGCGAATGGCTGAACCGGGCGCAGCCCCGGCCTGCCTTGGCTGTTGTGGGCGGCGCCAAGCGTGACCCTCTCTGAAGGCGCATTTCTGGCGGTGGCGAGCTTTGTCGCGGGCATCCTCAACGCGGTTGCCGGCGGCGGCACCTTCATCACCTTTCCGGCGCTGGTCTGGCTCGGCATCCCGCCGGTCTCGGCCAATGCGACGGCCACGCTCGCCGCGATGCCCGGCTACATGAGCAGCGCATGGGCCTTTCGCCATGACATCCGCCCGGAGGGTACGCTCGGGCTGCGCGGCATCCTTGCCAGCGCGGCGCTCGGCAGCCTGCTCGGAGCCGGCCTGCTGATCGTTACCCCGGGCGATGTTTTTTCCGGCGCGGTGCCGTGGTTGCTGCTGGTCGCAACGCTGCTGTTTGCCAGCGGCCCTGTGCTGCTTCGACTGTTGCGCCGGTGGCGAGAGGCGGATGCCGGACCGATTGCCGCGGCGCTTACCATATTTGTCGTCTCTGCCTACGGCGGCTATTTCAACGGCGGCCTCGGCATCATCCTGCTCGCCGCTCTCGGGTTGCTTGGCTACACCGACATCCACGGGATGAACGGTCTCAAATGCATCCTGTCGGCGGTGATCTCGATTCTCTCTGCCGCCACCTTCGCGCTGAGCGGGTTGATCGCCTGGCCGCCGGCCCTGGTGATCGGCGTGGCGATTACGGCGGGCGGCGTGTTCGGGGCGCAGCAAAGTCGCAAGATCAAGCGGACCGGGCTGATCCGAGCCTTCGTCACGGCCGTCGGGCTGGCGATGACGGTTGCATTCTTCGTGATCTGACGCTGACGGCGATTTCCACGGCAATTGCGAAGGCGTATAGTCGCGCAAAACAAGACGAGCAGCGCCATGCAACCCATCCGTCTCATCAAGGGCTTCCTGACAGTCGGCCTCTGGACGCTCCTCTCCCGCGTCATGGGGTTTGCCCGCGACATCCTGATTGCCGCCCGGTTGGGCGACGGGCCGGTGGCCGAGGCCTTTGTGGTCGCCTTCACCCTGCCCAACATGTTTCGACGGTTCTTTGCCGAGGGGGCCTTCAACCTCGCGTTCATCCCGATCTTTTCAAAGAAGCTGGAGAACGGGGAAGATCCCCAGGGTTTTGCCCGCGATGCCTTTTCCGGGCTAGCCGGCGTGCTCATTGTCTTCACCCTGCTGGCCCAACTCATCATGCCCTGGCTGGTGCTGGCGATGGCGAGCGGCTTTGCCGAGGATGAGCGGTTTGACCTGGCCACCACCTTTGGCCGGATCTGTTTTCCCTACATCCTGTTCATCTCGCTGGCGGCGCTGCTCTCGGGTGTTCTGAACGCCGGCGGCAAGTTTGCTGCCGCGGCCGCTGCACCGGTTCTGCTCAACGTGATCCTCGTCGGCGCGATGCTGACCGCCGATGCGCAGGGCTGGGATTTTGGCCTGACCCTGAGCTGGGCTGTCCCGGTGGCGGGCGTGGCGCAGATGGCGCTGGTCTGGATCGCGGCGTCTCGAGCGGGCTTCCGGCTGGTGCCGCGGATGCCGCGGATGACCCCGGAGCTGAAGCGCCTTGCGATCATCGCCGCCCCGGCGGCGCTGGCGGGAGGCGTTCTGCAGGTCAACCTCATCGTCAGCCGACAGGTCGCCAGCTTTTTCGATGGTGCGATCCAGTACCTAAATCTTGCGGACCGTCTCTATCAGCTACCGCTCGGGGTGGTTGCCATTGCAATTGGCGTGGTGCTCCTGCCGGAGCTGTCGCGGCGGCTGGCCGCCGGTGATGAGCAGGCCGGGCGCGACGGGTTCAATCGCGCCACGGAATTTGCGCTGGTGCTGACAGTGCCGGCTGCCGTGGCGCTGGTGCTGGTGGCGGGGCCGCTGGTTTCGGTGCTGTATCAACGGGGCGCCTTCGGGGCCGAGGCCGCTGCCGCCACGGCCCTCGCGACCGCTGCCTACGGAATCGGCCTGCCGGCCTTCGTGCTGCAGAAGGTGCTGCAACCGCTCTACTACGCCCGCCATGACACCCGACGCCCGCTGAACTACGCGCTGATCGCCATGGTCGTGAACGCCGCGGCGTCTATCGGGCTGGCCTTGTGGCTCGGCTTCATCGGGGCGGCGCTTGGCACCACGCTGGCTGGCTGGGTGATGGTGGCGCTGCTCTGGCGCGGGTCACGCCACATGGGGGTCGCGGCCCAGATCGACTCGCGCCTGGTGTCGCGTCTGCCGCGCATTGCGCTCTCTGCCGCGCTGATGGGGGCGGTGCTTTTGGGGGTGGAATGGGCCTTGGGAGATACGCTCTATACAACGGGGGTGCGCTACACGGCCCTGCTTGCGCTGGTGGCCGCCGGTATCATCAGCTACTTCGCCGCGGCCCATGTCACCGGCGCGCTGCGGCTCTCCGAGTTGAAGTCCGCGATGCGGCGCAAACGGAGTTGACCCTCAGCTTTCGCGGAAGGCCCGGTTGAAGTACTCCGCAAAGGGCTTCACCAGGTAGGCGAGGGGGCTGCGGTCTTCGGTTCTGATGAAGCTTTCGACCGGCATGCCGGGGAGGATCGTGCGGCCCGAGAGCTTTTCGGCCTCGCCGTCGCCCAACCTTATCTCGGCACGATAGAAGGTGGCGCCACTGCGCTCGTCGCTGAAGGCATCGGCCGAAACCTGCGCGACCGTGCCGAACAGGTCGGGCGTTGTCCGGTCGTCGAAGGCCGGGAAGCGCAGCACCACCTCCTGCCCGACAAAGACCTGGTCGATGTGGATCGGCTGCACGCGGACTGCAACGACCAGCGGCCTGTCCTGCGGAATGAGGTAGAGCACCGGGTCGGCCGCGCCGATGACCGACCGGGGGGTGGTGACGGAGAGCCCGTAGATCACACCCGAGACGGGCGCGCGGATCTCGAGCCGGGAGAGCCGCAGGGTGAGGACCAGGCGGCGTTCGAGCAGTTCGGCCTCCCTGGCGGTCATGTCGCGAAGTTGCGTGATGGCGTCTTCACGACGGCGGGCACCGAGTTTCAGGATCTCGATATCCAGCTCCGTCGTCTTGCCCTCGGCCTCGGCCCGTGCGGCAGCGAGGCGCCCGATTTCGCCGGCGAGGCGGGCCTCTTCGCGCTCGAGCGCCAGAAGCCTGTCGTAGCTCACCAGCCCGCGTTCGTAGAGGTTGCGCTGGGTTTCCAGCTCGCGCTGGATCAGATCCACTTGGCGGGTGAGCGCGGTGCTCTGGGCATCGATCCCCTGCACCTGACTTTCGATCTGGCCCTTGCGTCGGCCAAGCTGGTCGGCCTCGCGTGCCAGCGTGTCGCGCCGGGCTTCGAATAGCCGGATCTGGCCCTCGACCATTTCCCTGACGTCCGGCGAGAGGGCGGCGCGGGTTGTGATGTCATCCGGGAAGCTGATGCTGGCGGCCTCGTCCCGCTCCGCCCTCAGGCGGGCGGCGCGGGAGGAAATTTCAAACAGCCTGCCCTCCACGATCGAGAGTTCGGAGGCCATCTCGGAGGCGTCGAGGCGGATGAGCATGTCACCGGCGGCAACGCTTTCGCCCTCGCTGACCAGCACGGCCTCGACGACGCCGCCGTCGGGGTGCTGCACAACCTGACGGCTCTGCATTACCTGCACCTGTCCCGAAGCGACGATGGCCCCCGAGATCCTGGCAAGGGTGGCCCATGCGCCGAAACCGCCCACCAGAAGGGTCAGGGCGAGGGCTCCGAGCGATAGCGGGCCACGCGCGGAGGGGGTCATGTGACGCCTCCCTGCCCGGTGGAACGAGAGATTTCGGAATGATTGAGGGCCACTTGACGGAGCACCTCGTCGCGCGGCCCGAATGCCTTTTTCACTCCACCATCCAGCAGCATCAGGAGGTCGCATTCCTGAATCGCGGCTGGGCGGTGCGCCATGATGAGCACCGAGCGGTGATCGGCCTTCAATGCGCGAATGGCGTGGTTAAGCGCCTCGGAGCCTTCGTTGTCGAGGTTGGAATTGGGCTCGTCGAGCACCAGGATCACCGGATCGCCATAAAGCGCGCGGGCCAGCCCGATGCGCTGAACCTGCCCGCCAGAGAGCCGACCGCCCGCGGCGGAAACCGGCGTATCGTAGCCGTTGGGGAGCCTCAGGATCATGTCATGGGCGGCGGCCCTTTTTGCGGCTGCAACAACGGCTGCGGCGTCAGGTTCGGGAGCAAGGCGGGCGATGTTTTCGGCGATTGTGCCCTCAAACAGGGTGACGCGTTGCGGCAGGTAGCCGATGTAGGCACCCAGCGTGTCGGGGTCGTAGTGGTCGAGCGCGGCGCCATCCAGCCGGATGCGCCCGCCAGCGGTGGCCCAGGTGCCGGTGAGTGCCCGGGCGAGGGTGGATTTGCCCGCGCCGGAGGGGCCGATGACCCCCATCGCCTGCCCCGGCTCCAGCCGGAACGAGAGCATCCTGAGCGCGGCCTGGCTTTCGCCGGGCGGAATCACGGTCGCCTGTTGCACCTCGAGCAGGGCGCGGGGCGCGGGGAGGTCTGTGCGTGGGTTTTCGGCAGGCACGGCGGCGAGCAGCCTGCCAAGGGAGGCCCAGCCCTTGGAGGAGCGACTCACCAGCTCCCAATGGCCGATGAGCTGCTCGATCGGGGCAAGGGCGCGGCCGAGAAGAATTGAACCGGCAATCATCGCGCCGCCGGTCAGCTCCCCCCGCAGGACCAGCCATGCCCCGAGCGCCAGCATGGCCGATTGCAGGAAGAGCCGCAGGGTGCGGGTGATGGTGCCATATCCGCCTGCCCGATCGGCGGCCGTGAGGGCGCGAAGGGCCGAATGCCCCCGCGCGGCCTTCCAGCGGGCGAAGGTGGCGCCGCGCATGCCGAGGGATTGGATCGTTTCAGCCTCGCTGCGGATCTGGTCGGCCATGCGATCAGTCGATTCGCGCAGCGCCGCAGCCTCCAGCGCCGGGCGGCGGGTGCGGGCTTGGTTGAGCAGGGTCACGGCCACGAGCACCAGGCCGCCGCTTGTGGCGAGACCGCCGAGGAGTGGGTGAAACAGGAAAATTGCGCCAAGAAACAGAGGCGTCCATGGAGCATCGAAGATGGCCAGCAGTGCGGGAGACGACATGAACCGCTGCACGCTGTCGAGGTCGCGCAGCCCGCTTGCCGCCAGCGCGCTGCCCGGCGCACGCGACTCGGCAGAGAGCGTGGCGGCAAATACCCTGGCCTCCATGTTTGCCTGAAACCGGGCGGCCACCCGCGCCATGATGCGCCCTCGGGCGTAGTCGAGCATGCCCATCATGAGAAAGAGGAACGCCACCAGCATGAAGAGGGCGACCAGCGTTTCCTCCGAGCGTGAGCCGAGAACCCGGTCGTAGACCTGAAGCATGAAGAGCGGGCCGGTCAGCATGAGCAGGTTGACGAAGACCGAGAACAGGATGGCTGCATGGATGAGCCGCCGCGCCATGGCACGGGCTGCCCGCAGTTCGGCAAACCCCTTGGCGGTCTCCGACATCCGCATTTTCGCCGTTCTCCCATCGCAGGCCCGCTACTTTCCGCCGGTTGTGACCCGACGCCGCCACGGCTATCGTGCCCACAGGGAGCGGGTCGGTCTGGCTCGTGTGCCCTGCGCACCGAAATACGCAGAATTGGTTGAGATTTCCTTTGCTTCACCTTGCCTCCACTCGCCGCACCGGGGCCGCCCTGATCCTGGCCCTCGCCACGCTTGTTGCGGGTTGCACGCCCAACACGTCGGGCGAGGCAATCTTCGATCCCTACGAAAAGCAGAACCGCAATGTTCATGCCTTCAACAAGCGGGTCGACAGCGGCATGGGGGGCGGCAAGGGCGGTGGCATCGGCAAAGCGATCCCGGCGCCTGTCACGCAGGGGCTCTCGAACATCTCGACCAACTTCAGCCAGCCCAGCTACATGATGAACCATCTGCTGCAGGGCAACATGGAAAGCGCCATGCGCAACTTCTGGCGCGTTGCGGTGAACACCACCGTGGGCATTGGCGGGATCTTCGATCCGGCGACCCGTATCGGCCTGCATGACGACGCGACCGATTTCGGGGTGACGCTGGCCAAGGCCGGCGTGCCGGAGGGGGCCTACATCGAGCTGCCGATCCTTGGCCCGTCGACGGAGCGGGACGTGGCCGGAAAGGTGCTCGATACACTGCTGAACCCGCTTCAGGGCGTGATTGCAGCCGAGGATCAGAGGAAAATTACCGTCATCCGGGTGCTCTCACGCGCCGGTGATCGGGCAAAGTATTCGGAAACCGTCGATTCTGTTCTATATGACAGTGCAGACAGCTACGCGCAGGCGCGGATCATCTACCTCCAGAATCGCAGGGGGCAGACCGGAGATACCGAGGCCGCAGAAGCAGAGGCAGACGAGGTTTACGATAGCTATGAAGACTTTTACGGCAGCCAGTAACATCCCCACACTCACCCGGCGCAGCCTGATTGCAGGGGGCAGCGCCCTCGCGGCATCCGGGCTGGTCATGCCGCGCGCGGCTCTGGCGCTTTCTTCCGGGGCCTCCCAGCAGTTGGTGACGGCGGCGGTTGGCGAGATCAACAAGGTGATCGCCTCGGGCAAGTCCGAAGCCGGCATGCTGGCGGACTTCCAGCGCATCTTTGTTCGCTATGCCGATCTCAACTACATTTCGTTCTATTCGCTCGGGTCGGCCGCACGTGGCGCCTCGAAAGGACAGATGCGCGCCTATACGCAGGCCTTCTCGGGCTACATTGCCCGCAAGTATGGCCGTCGGTTCCGCGAGTTCATCGGCGGGCGGATCGATGTGAAGGGGGCGCGCCAGGTCAAGAAATGGATCGAGGTCGATACCGTTGCCACGCTGCGCGGGAGCTCGCCCTTCGATGTGACCTTCTTCGTCAGTGACGGGAGCGGCCAGCACAAGTTCTTCAACCTCTTCATCGCAGATGTGAACATGCTGCTGACCGAGCGCGCCGAGGTCGGTGCCCTGCTCGACCGGCGCGGCGGCAACATCGACGCGCTGATCGAGGATCTGAAACGCGCGTGAGGGCCTGGCGGCTTCTGGGCCTGGCACTTGCCTGCGCCGCGACCCCGGCCCTGGCCCTGGAGGTCGAGGGCCGCTATCGCGCCAGCCCGGAGGCGGAATGCGAGGCGGGCGACGGGGCTGAGGGCTTTCTGCGCATCGAGGATGGCGTGTTTCATGGGTTGAGCGGCACCTGCAAGATGCTCAACCCGGTCAACGTGCGCGACATGAACGCCCAGCTCTTCGACATGGAATGCGAAGGCGCCAACCCCAATTTCCAATGGACGGAGCGCGCCTTGTTCATGGAGGGTGCCGAAGGCGGGCTGATCCTTGCGTGGAACGGTTATGCCTTCCGCTACGAGCGCTGTCCTGCCCCGGCCGAGGCCACGGCTGAAATGGAGCCGGTTGCCGCAGAGCCCGGGTCGGCGGCCGAAGCCGCCGACTGATCGCTCAGTTGTTTCCGCCGAGCAGGCCCCGCAACACATCTTCCAGAATGCGTTCGGCGACATCGCCGTTCTGGCGGCGGCGCTGCTGGCGCTCCTGCCGTGCGGCTTCGCGCTCGGCCTGACGGCGCGCGCGTTCGGCGGCGCGGCGTTCGGCCTCGGTCTGCTCCCGGGCGGTCTGCTGCGGGGGCTCGGCCTGGCTCACCTGCGGCTGGGCGCGCTGGGGCACCAGCATAGGAAGCTCGTGCACCGGCAGCCCCTCGTTCACCCGCACCATAACCTCGCGCCAGATGTCGGCGGGCAACCCACCGCCGGTGACGCCGGTCAGCGGGGTGTTGTCGTCATAGCCCATCCAGACGCCGGCCACGTAATCAGCCGTGAAGCCCAGGAACCAGGCATCGCGGGCGGCAGAGGTTGTGCCGGTCTTGCCCGCCGCAGGCCGCCCGATGTCGGCGCGCTGTCCGGTGCCGGCCTCGATGGTCTGGCTCATCATGTAGACGAGATACCTTGCCGCCTCTTCGGTGATGACCCGCTCGCCCAGACCACCGCCCTGGCCCATCAGGGGCTCGTCATCGCCTTTCAGGCGCAGTTCGAGGATACCGTAGGGGGTTACGGAGGTGCCGCCATTGAGGATGCCGGCGTAGGCCCCGGTCATTTCCAGAAGGGACGATTCGGAGGCGCCGAGGGCTAGGGCAGGGCCGGCCGCGAGGTCTGACTCGATGCCGAAGTCCTCCGCGATGTTGCGCACATTCTCACGGCCCACGGCCTCCGAAACCTTCACGGCGGGAATGTTGTAGCTGTGGGCCAGAGCGTCGGTCAGCGTGACCCGGCCATGGAATTTGCGGTCGTAGTTCTTGGGGCTGTAGGGCCCCGAGCCGGGCACGTTGATGGTGAGGGGCTCGTCGACCACAGTGGCGTTAGGCGTATAGCCCAGATCGAGCGCGGCGGCGTAGACGAAGGGCTTGAAGCTCGATCCCGTCTGCCGCTTGGCCATTGTGGCCCTGTTGAACGCGCCCGTCACTTTTGTCTGACGCCCGCCGACCATGGCGCGAACGGCGCCATCGGCGCTCATCACGACCACGGCAGCCTGGGCGGCAGAGCCTTCACGCACCTTGGTCTCGAACACCACCTTCATGGCCTCTTCGGCGGCCTTCTGGATGCGCTGGTCGAGGGTGGTCTTGAGCACCACGTCTTCGGTGGTGTCCTTGGTCAGAAAGTCCGGCCCGGTGTCCATAACCCAATCGGCAAAGTAGCCACCGGCGCGGGCCTGTGCGGCCTGGCTCAGGGTAGCGGGGTTGTCGGTGGCCTGCTGGCGTTCGGCTGCGGTGATGTAGCCCTGCTCCTGCATCAGCTTCAGCACGGTGGCCGCGCGGGCCTGGCTGCGCTCGAGGTC of Oceanicola sp. 502str15 contains these proteins:
- a CDS encoding transglycosylase domain-containing protein, giving the protein MSGTGKKKTPLVAEKRFSSTSGSKAAPKKQAKAPKKKRAPRAKRPAPKGVLGWIARITRFFMRVIWGVTWRIGAVVVLVVAGAVGYFYTTLPEDVSALLDARTRGSVTMLDRDGKVYAWRGETYGGKITVDKISPHLQNAIIATEDKRFYRHFGVSPRGIASAIAINLREGRGPLSGHGGSTLTQQTAKLLCLGIPYDEAAWESEAAYESDCRETTLWRKIKEMIYSMALETRYTKDEVLAIYLNRAYLGASSRGFAAASQRYFGIPAKDLSPAQAAMLAGLLVAPTRYAPTSDLERSQARAATVLKLMQEQGYITAAERQQATDNPATLSQAAQARAGGYFADWVMDTGPDFLTKDTTEDVVLKTTLDQRIQKAAEEAMKVVFETKVREGSAAQAAVVVMSADGAVRAMVGGRQTKVTGAFNRATMAKRQTGSSFKPFVYAAALDLGYTPNATVVDEPLTINVPGSGPYSPKNYDRKFHGRVTLTDALAHSYNIPAVKVSEAVGRENVRNIAEDFGIESDLAAGPALALGASESSLLEMTGAYAGILNGGTSVTPYGILELRLKGDDEPLMGQGGGLGERVITEEAARYLVYMMSQTIEAGTGQRADIGRPAAGKTGTTSAARDAWFLGFTADYVAGVWMGYDDNTPLTGVTGGGLPADIWREVMVRVNEGLPVHELPMLVPQRAQPQVSQAEPPQQTAREQTEAERRAAERARRQAEREAARQERQQRRRQNGDVAERILEDVLRGLLGGNN